One Augochlora pura isolate Apur16 chromosome 10, APUR_v2.2.1, whole genome shotgun sequence DNA window includes the following coding sequences:
- the LOC144475772 gene encoding neuropeptides capa receptor-like codes for METSNEDTSDLHDFWKDWDLQNVTEVEYLTKVLGPKYLPIELMVPLTIAYVLIFITGIFGNVATCTVIIKNPSMQTPTNYYLLNLAISDLTLLVIGLPNELSLFWQQYPWALGLGFCKIRAYVSEMSSYVSVLTIVAFSMERYLAICHPLHVYTMSGLKRPIRFILASWTIALICASPFPIYTKVNLVEFPPGSGNYSDDSAICAMLLPYMPKFPLYELSSIIFFSIPMLVILLVYTRMGLKIRSSTQDALNSVVQGAVHGESRQAQSRRSVIRMLSAVVIMFFICWAPFHAQRLLYVYGQDSDYYPDLNEWLYILGGCLYYFSTTVNPILYNLMSIKFRQAFRRTICCEPSRSLRRSWPREPQMREANPGGKARGTNFKNSVRYTISQAKEMFRFTASRESVARDGSMNDNASRKSYALKKQDSTSKPLLDRAHSVVREQASNRSDSSKRTTDESMSTASSIL; via the exons ATGGAGACGTCAAACGAGGATACAAGCGATCTGCACGATTTCTGGAAGGACTGGGATCTGCAGAATGTCACCGAAGTAGAGTATCTGACCAAGGTGCTGGGCCCGAAGTATTTGCCGATAGAGTTGATGGTCCCGCTAACGATAGCTTACGTGCTAATTTTCATCACCGGGATTTTCGGGAACGTTGCCACGTGCACCGTCATCATTAAGAACCCCTCGATGCAGACACCTACCAACTACTATTTGCTCAACCTTGCCATTTCCGACCTCACTCTACTCGTAATCG GATTACCGAACGAGCTCAGCCTGTTTTGGCAACAGTACCCGTGGGCGCTGGGACTCGGATTCTGCAAAATCAGGGCTTACGTGTCGGAGAT GTCGTCGTACGTGTCGGTGCTCACCATAGTGGCGTTCTCCATGGAGAGATACTTGGCAATTTGTCACCCGCTTCACGTGTATACCATGAGCGGCCTGAAGCGACCGATCCGTTTTATATTGGCTTCGTGGACGATTGCGCTGATCTGCGCCTCGCCTTTTCCCATTTACACGAAGGTCAATCTGGTCGAGTTCCCGCCAG GTTCGGGAAACTACTCGGACGACTCGGCGATCTGCGCGATGCTGCTACCGTACATGCCGAAGTTCCCGCTTTACGAGCTGAGCAGCATCATTTTCTTCTCCATACCGATGCTGGTGATCCTGCTGGTTTACACGAGGATGGGCCTGAAGATCAGGAGCAGCACGCAGGACGCTCTGAACTCCGTGGTGCAAGGCGCGGTCCACGGCGAGTCCAGGCAGGCACAATCCCGAAGATCGGTCATCAGAATGCTGA GTGCAGTGGTGATCATGTTCTTCATCTGCTGGGCCCCGTTCCACGCGCAGCGTCTCCTCTACGTGTACGGCCAGGACTCCGACTACTATCCGGACCTGAACGAGTGGCTGTACATCCTGGGCGGTTGCCTGTACTATTTCAGCACGACGGTGAACCCGATTCTCTATAATTTGATGAGCATCAAGTTCCGTCAGGCGTTCAGAAGGACGATCTGTTGCGAGCCGAGCAGATCGCTGAGAAGAAGCTGGCCCAGGGAGCCGCAGATGCGCGAAGCCAATCCCGGCGGTAAAGCACGCGGCACGAACTTCAAGAACTCCGTGAG GTACACCATCAGCCAGGCGAAAGAAATGTTCCGATTCACGGCGAGCCGGGAGAGCGTAGCGAGAGACGGCAGCATGAACGATAATGCCTCCCGTAAATCGTACGCGCTCAAGAAGCAAGACTCGACGTCGAAACCCCTTCTTGATCGAGCGCACTCCGTAGTACGGGAACAGGCGAGCAACAGGAGCGACTCGTCCAAGAGGACCACGGACGAGTCAATGTCGACCGCCAGCAGCATATTATGA
- the Cep97 gene encoding centrosomal protein 97kDa, which yields MASTESSACETLDLSGQGLKKLSRCPSDADISTLILDDNELQRLDNLDSYNRITKLSIVRNQLLRMYGVSKLHNLVTLNLANNGILTIEGIKDMINLQTLCLAGNNIKSIEHLHTNTKLEHLDLSENSISHISDISYLKNLKELFLHNNRIITLRQCERYLPTSLETFTLANNNITDLNEMSHLANLKNLIHFSIANNPCVSMAGNSIGFDYRPFVINWCMSLISIDGYPVDPIESLKAEWLYSQGRGRQFRIGEHALLAQYLASVCPLSGESLENETDRKLRLILSKAQHHQQQLNQQSDTGSVHSLSSVGMSPSPATRRRLSHIRTSSPRRASTSRNSLRIRSPDRMITSCHTDAMVSSCHTLLNEEHETLMTQSLDPNMLCGTLNNKLSNNPVASIEETSSPLQAATKLVPVPESLMSPDFRPPSGLSRVLAKTPPSKLTSPCQITMPSKPMTDGDGKAIPIINTVNPMAKTNLSAIKANALVKSNSATNCNIGKPCIAKPIVTNPSNKCPHSVKINNYVQSKTLPGRRSTKNSPNLGRSIQRPKSANDKLKSSLIKKSGDGDAGNATQSSDEDSEVCQAKLDSIRNRAIQRRQEDSNKDQDEAEKAAICIQRMWRGYHTRNLNKKATNVLKTIEMMRTVKYIEKLSTDMEATRTALESEHKLQLLQMQAINALWKKVVSLQPTTNRESANNENENLAQNVDVVTNLAQTCNLLHTQVQQLQDSMSEIKRCMSNMQTKQNLIDNAVATQTEISAVHTPAGEENTFPYTRPHRPQTLPIHQTIHEGNENKSFASNLIDSVLKKVSQSTDTTDDEVNTDILNSNENPELMNLNEHAEMFKSCEEIEDTDFKDVACIDATKEYDVIDNTVINGEVCEETLCKELHSLIETEITSENGQNLDKEESPEELEIEQA from the exons ATGGCTTCGACGG AATCCTCGGCCTGCGAGACACTCGATTTAAGCGGTCAGGGACTTAAAAAGCTCTCCCGTTGTCCGTCGGATGCAGATATCAGTACATTGATCTTAGACGATAATGAGCTTCAGCGTCTGGATAATCTTGATTCTTATAATAGAATTACGAAG CTTTCAATTGTAAGAAACCAATTGTTACGGATGTATGGTGTATCAAAGTTACATAATCTCGTAACTTTGAATTTAGCAAATAATGGTATCCTAACCATAGAAGGAATAAAGGATATGATAAACTTGCAAACTCTTTGCTTAGCTGGCAACAATATAAAG TCCATTGAACATTTACACACAAATACCAAACTGGAACATCTAGATTTGTCTGAGAACAGCATCAGTCACATTTCAGACatttcgtatttaaaaaacttaaag GAACTTTTCTTGCATAACAATCGCATCATAACACTACGGCAATGCGAACGCTATTTACCTACTTCGTTAGAAACATTCACATTGGCAAATAACAACATTACtgatttaaatgaaatgtcACATTTAGCTAATCTAAAAAACTTGATCCATTTCTCAATTGCCAATAATCCATGTGTCAGTATGGCAGGTAATAGTAT TGGGTTTGACTATCGTCCTTTTGTTATCAATTGGTGTATGAGCTTAATATCAATTGATGGCTATCCTGTTGATCCTATCGAAAG TTTAAAGGCAGAGTGGCTATATTCTCAGGGACGCGGTAGACAATTCCGTATTGGTGAACATGCACTGCTTGCTCAATATTTAGCATCTGTCTGCCCTCTCTCTGGTGAATCTCTAGAAAATGAGACCGACAGGAAGCTTAGGCTGATTTTGAGTAAAGCACAACATCATCAGCAGCAATTAAATCAACAAAGCGACACTGGAAGTGTGCACAGCTTGAGTAGCGTGGGAATGAGTCCTTCTCCAGCCACTAGGCGTAGACTTAGTCATATCAGGACAAGTTCTCCTAGACGTGCCA GTACATCGAGAAATTCATTAAGAATACGATCTCCAGACAGGATGATAACTAGTTGTCATACTGATGCCATGGTTTCCTCCTGTCATACTCTTTTAAACGAAGAACATGAAACATTAATGACACAAAGTTTGGATCCGAATATGCTATGTGGCACTTTAAACAATAAGTTATCGAATAATCCTGTTGCAAGTATTGAAG AAACATCTAGTCCTTTGCAGGCTGCAACAAAGTTGGTGCCTGTTCCAGAATCTCTTATGAGCCCAGACTTTCGCCCACCGTCTGGTCTTTCTCGTGTGTTAGCGAAAACACCACCAAGTAAATTAACATCACCGTGCCAAATTACGATGCCCAGTAAACCCATGACCGATGGAGATGGCAAGGCCATtcctataataaatactgtaaatcCAATGGCGAAAACAAATCTCAGCGCTATAAAAGCGAATGCGCTTGTAAAAAGTAACTCCGCAACTAATTGTAATATTGGGAAACCATGTATTGCGAAGCCTATTGTTACGAATCCTAGTAATAAATGTCCGCATAgtgtgaaaattaataattatgtccAAAGTAAAACGTTACCAGGAAGACGAAGCACAAAGAATTCACCAAATTTAGGCAGGAGCATACAAAGGCCCAAAAGCGCAAATGATAAACTTAAAagtagtttaattaaaaaaagcgGAGATGGAGATGCAGGTAATGCTACTCAGAGTAGCGACGAGGATAGTGAAGTATGCCAAGCAAAACTGGACAGTATTCGCAACAGGGCAATCCAAAGGAGACAAGAAGATAGTAACAAAG ATCAAGACGAAGCTGAAAAAGCAGCAATATGCATCCAAAGGATGTGGAGAGGTTACCATACTAGGAATCTTAATAAAAAGGCAACTAATGTTCTGAAGACCATCGAAATGATGAGGACTGTCAAATATATCGA aaaactttCTACCGACATGGAGGCTACTAGAACAGCTTTAGAAAGCGAacataaattgcaattattacaaatgcAAGCGATTAATGCACTATGGAAAAAGGTTGTTAGCCTGCAACCTACTACTAATCGAGAGTCTGCGAATAATGAAAACGAAAACCTTGCACAAAATGTAGATGTTGTAACCAATTTAGCGCAGAcatgtaatttattacatactcag GTTCAACAATTACAAGATTCCATGTCAGAAATAAAACGATGCATGTCAAACATGCAAACGAAACAAAATCTAATTGATAACGCTGTCGCAACGCAAACTGAAATTTCTGCTGTTCATACGCCAGCAGGCGAGGAAAACACGTTTCCTTATACACGACCGCACAGACCACAAACATTGCCGATTCATCAAACGATTCACGAAGGCAATGAGAACAAAAGTTTTGCGTCTAATCTTATTGACAGTGTACTGAAAAAAGTCTCTCAGTCTACAGACACGACGGACGACGAAGTTAATACTgacatattaaattctaacGAGAATCCTGAACTAATGAATTTAAACGAGCAtgcagaaatgtttaaaagctGTGAAGAAATTGAAGATACTGACTTTAAAGATGTAGCATGTATCGACGCGACAAAAGAATACGATGTAATCGATAATACTGTCATAAATGGCGAGGTTTGCGAGGAAACCTTGTGTAAAGAGTTGCACAGTTTAATCGAGACGGAAATTACGTCGGAAAATGGGCAAAATCTTGATAAAGAAGAGAGCCCTGAAGAACTCGAGATAGAACAAGcttaa
- the Cyp40 gene encoding cyclophilin 40, giving the protein MEDSLQIQAVTNKDNPIVFLDIAIESEKVGRIVIELYKDVVPRTAENFRALCTGEKGTGIYGKKLHYKGSVFHKVLPQFIIQGGDIINFNGTSGESIYGKQFEDENFTLSHSSGGLLSMVNKGVSNSNSSQFIITISPSMHLDNTNVVFGKVLKGMGVVHEVSHVNTIKDVPTEKIYIIDCGEIKPGEDWGLEENDGTEDVFSPWPEDWDYAIKSKESDHKYVMEVIQKIKDSGNYYFSKKNYVDAGRKYKKALRYYKWMIKTMDTSNSSKELMTNTKIVILLNLAAVKLKKKKYREALKLCTNVLQMDKNNSKALFRRSQAYMGLNEYDYGLRELKQALQGSPNNKDILMEMEKVKKVMDSYLVLEKASCQRMFK; this is encoded by the exons atggaAGATTCACTACAGATTCAAGCTGTTACAAATAAAGACAATCCAATCGTTTTCTTGGATATAGCTATCGAATCCGAGAAAG TTGGAAGAATAGTGATAGAGCTGTATAAGGATGTTGTGCCAAGGACAGCAGAAAACTTCCGTGCCCTGTGCACCGGAGAGAAAGGTACAGGAATTTATGGgaagaaattacattataaaggATCGGTGTTCCATAAAG TATTACCACAGTTTATAATCCAAGGTggagatataataaatttcaacggAACGAGTGGAGAAAGCATATATGGAAAACAATTTGAGGATGAGAATTTCACGCTTTCCCATTCATCAGGAGGATTGTTAAGTATGGTAAACAAAGGTGTATCAAATAGCAATAGCTCTCAATTTATCATTACAATTTCACCTAGTATGCATTTAGACAATACCAATGTGGTTTTTGGAAAAGTTTTAAAAGGTATGGGTGTTGTGCACGAAGTATCTCATGTCAATACAATAAAGGATGTACCAACAGAG AAAATCTATATAATTGACTGTGGCGAAATAAAGCCAGGTGAAGATTGGGGTTTAGAGGAGAATGATGGTACAGAGGATGTTTTCTCACCGTGGCCAGAAGATTGGGATTATGctataaaatcgaaagaatCTGAT CACAAGTATGTCATGGAGgtaattcaaaaaataaaagattcgggaaattattacttttcaaaaaaaaattatgtagatGCAGgtagaaaatataagaaagCATTACGTTACTACAAGTGGATGATTAAAACTATGGACACATCCAATTCTTCTAAGGAGTTAATGACAAACACTAAAATAGTCATATTACTTAATCTAGCAGctgttaaattaaagaaaaagaaataccGTGAAGCATTGAAGCTATGTACAAAT GTTTTACAAATGGATAAGAACAACAGTAAAGCATTATTTCGTAGGAGTCAAGCATATATGGGGTTGAATGAATATGATTACGGTTTAAGAGAATTAAAACAAGCGCTGCAAGGCTCGCctaataataaagatattttaatggaaatggAGAAAGTTAAAAAAGTTATGGATTCGTACTTAGTGCTAGAGAAAGCATCGTGTCAAAGAATGTTCAAATAA
- the Ndfip gene encoding nedd4 family interacting protein — protein sequence MDNNVHYYMPPQTNNDPNGEPSCLNDISHLAVILNHSGNIAEAQTSLESRMADGEEIPPPKADFSAPPPYEVATKLPSYEEVQREKTLQGEPHPQIHMPGNIRAPQQPLTILAIDTEAAEGDPESGLLGTDFMFFTAFLVAFLFNWIGFLFLMCFCHTIASRYGALSGFGLSLTKWTLIVKHSTDLASHENSWLWWLIMGFGVLICARAIMQYLNIKRGWRLLPGSAQDRLLFFY from the exons ATGGATAATAATGTTCATTACTATATG CCACCACAGACAAACAATGATCCCAATGGGGAACCATCATGTCTAAATGACATAAGTCATTTAGCTGTTATATTGAATCACTCAGGAAACATTGCTGAAGCACAAACTTCACTGGAAAGTAGAATG gCTGACGGGGAAGAAATACCACCGCCCAAAGCAGATTTTTCAGCTCCTCCTCCTTATGAAGTAGCTACTAAATTGCCCAGTTATGAGGAAGTGCAACGTGAAAAAACTTTACAGGGAGAACCCCATCCTCAAATACACATG CCTGGGAATATTAGAGCGCCACAGCAACCATTAACAATCCTTGCTATAGACACTGAAGCTGCAGAAGGAGATCCAGAAAGTGGATTGCTCGGTACCGATTTTATGTTCTTTACAGCATTTTTGG ttgcatttttattcaattggaTCGGATTTTTGTTTTTGATGTGCTTCTGTCACACAATCGCATCTCGATATGGAGCACTGTCTGGTTTTGGCTTATCATTGACAAAATGGACATTGATCGTGAAACATTCCACTGACCTTGCCTCTCATGAAAATTCATGGCTGTGGTGGTTGATAATGGGATTTg GAGTACTGATTTGTGCACGGGcaattatgcaatatttaaacattaaacgtGGTTGGAGACTGTTGCCTGGAAGTGCTCAGGATCGTttactctttttttattaa
- the LOC144475615 gene encoding putative RNA-binding protein EIF1AD: protein MSKATKRKHVVKEIAEFSIPTESQSVVRILESRGNNLHEVEDSTGDQYLVSMPTKFRRNIWVKKGDFVLIEPISEGDKVKAEIVKILTREHRRWYQSQNCWPKEFNESSKSDQTNKNKENSDSEEDDLFVNTNRLPPKKIEDVSESSPDDSDSQ from the exons ATGTCCAAAGCAACCAAACGTAAGCATGTTGTTAAGGAGATAGCCGAGTTTAGTATTCCCACAGAATCACAATCTGTTGTGCGAATACTCGAATCCCGTGGTAACAATCTTCACGAAGTCGAGGACTCCACTGGGGATCAGTATCTTGTGTCAATGCCGACGAAGTTCAGGAGGAATATCTGGGTTAAGAAGGGTGATTTTGTATTGATAGAACCGATATCGGAGGGGGACAAGGTCAAGGCAGAGATTGTCAAGATATTAACACGA gaGCATCGGAGGTGGTACCAATCTCAGAACTGCTGGCCAAAGGAATTTAATGAATCTTCAAAATCAGAccaaacgaataaaaataaagaaaacagcGACAGTGAAGAAGACGATCTTTTTGTAAATACGAATAGATTACCGCCAAAGAAGATAGAAGATGTCAGTGAATCGAGTCCTGATGATTCTGATTCTCAATAG
- the Tam gene encoding DNA polymerase gamma, catalytic subunit tam translates to MKSYLINITNRYKSSLAKSNINRLGEKYVTKKIYRNGKWYLVNGDSKILTSQTSADKRNFRNDSNKNNIVKEREDSANDVKVPGDDTRINDINMQMLSRPLHEQIFKNCCKQELSTDEKISLKDNLNSYGINTEDATRYPNVNLKLPPLEGNDIEEHFYNIAKEQIEPYLAIINDIMKHIPKMPDKWILKEGWVRYTADGAESVDYPLEDGMVFDIEICMKEGPLPTIATAVTNKAWYGWVSKSLVDGVSTQFKGQQYTMDQLIPVESISTESGKTLNSHHRKPKILVGHNVSFDRSKIKEQFWLNPTGLRFVDTMSLHISVGGISSYQRGILNGVKESVEKMDLQMQTSLNSLAEIHKFYCGYEIEKESRNIFIQGSLKDVKMNFNSLMKYCANDVLATHNVLRSLFPIFQERFPHPVTLAGMLELGIAYLPTNSNWQRYIDESESTFEDLNYETKFILAQRANAMCRLIHNEKYKEDLWMWNEDWSTKELKLKSSAKPQNIKKNYVPPATENEKTDAQKYLTDDEDEEDPLEKEFGYLKETRKLLPVKLPDMPGYPAWYRKLCTKFSDKDWTPGPQNISISMQIAPKLLNLTWERYPLHYIRDKGWGILVPFKDSTDVETKIPIKQLFTHCSLRDNSTEEPDCTMATLNENGEHTLQKPDYKRKKKKKKKQVTDVSQVYSGSAIWCDVIVDGCCYFLKLPHKDGVDKNVGNPMAKDFLNKFSENVLAGSDSSAAEILKIAKMLSYWRNNKCRIMSQFVIWFDNSHLPDIVQDTAKSFRYGAIIPLVVTTGTLTRRAVEPTWMTASNAHEERVGSELRAMIQAPPGYNIVGADVDSQELWISSMLGDAYYKKVHGATPFGWMTLIGTKSNETDMHSVTAKAIGISRHQAKIINYARIYGAGQLFAERLLKQFNPSMKDSEAAFKSKKMFAMTKGKRIYRLKEKYHAFGIEDIDYSPFTASKVAAAFSKTVSEMFDNGKWVGGSESAMFNRLEEIAGSPQPVTPFLNSRLTKALETQGVFLPTKVNWVVQSGAVDFLHLMLVSMKWLMKDNIRFCLSFHDEIRYLVPSQYKYNAALAMHVTNLLTRCFCASKVGMKDLPMSVAFFTSVEVDTVLRKEAKDDCKTPSNSRGLEKGYDIPPGESLDILDTIKKSGGSFGPWHDTNENKETSDEEAVRIKAAQ, encoded by the coding sequence atgaaaagttacttgataaatattactaatcgTTACAAATCTTCTCTCGCGAAATCTAATATTAATCGACTCGGAGAGAAATACGttacgaagaaaatttatcgaaatggGAAGTGGTATTTGGTAAACGGTGATTCGAAGATTCTAACCTCTCAAACAAGTGCCgacaaaagaaattttcgaaatgacagtaacaaaaataacattgttaaGGAAAGAGAAGATAGCGCAAACGATGTGAAAGTTCCGGGGGACGACACAAGAatcaatgatattaatatgCAAATGCTTTCAAGACCATTACATGAACAGATATTTAAGAATTGTTGCAAGCAAGAATTATCCACCGATGAAAAGATATCTctaaaagataatttaaattcatatGGGATAAATACTGAAGATGCAACTAGATATCCAAATGTAAATCTTAAACTACCTCCTTTGGAGGGCAATGATATAgaggaacatttttataatattgctaAAGAACAAATCGAACCttatttagcaattattaATGACATTATGAAACATATTCCTAAAATGCCGGATAAGTGGATATTGAAAGAAGGCTGGGTCAGGTATACAGCTGATGGAGCAGAATCTGTAGACTATCCATTAGAGGATGGTATGGTTTTTGATATAGAAATTTGTATGAAAGAAGGTCCTCTACCAACAATTGCCACTGCAGTAACTAATAAAGCATGGTATGGATGGGTGTCGAAGTCCTTAGTAGATGGCGTAAGTACACAGTTTAAGGGGCAGCAGTACACAATGGACCAATTGATACCGGTAGAAAGTATATCCACAGAATCCGGGAAGACATTAAATAGCCATCACAGAAAACCAAAAATTTTAGTAGGTCATAACGTATCGTTTGATAGGAGTAAGATCAAAGAACAGTTTTGGTTAAATCCAACAGGATTAAGATTTGTTGACACAATGTCTCTGCATATATCTGTTGGTGGAATTAGTAGTTATCAAAGAGGGATTTTGAATGGAGTGAAAGAAAGCGTTGAGAAGATGGATTTGCAGATGCAGACCTCTTTAAACAGTCTAGCAGAGATCCATAAATTTTACTGTGGATATGAAATAGAGAAGGAGTCcaggaatatatttatacaaggGTCATTGAAGGatgttaaaatgaatttcaattctttgatGAAATATTGTGCAAACGATGTGCTTGCAACGCATAACGTGTTACGCTCGTTATTTCCTATTTTCCAGGAAAGATTTCCACATCCTGTTACATTGGCAGGAATGTTGGAGCTTGGAATAGCATACTTACCCACAAATTCAAATTGGCAAAGATACATAGATGAGTCAGAGTCAACATTTGaagatttaaattatgaaactaaatttattctgGCTCAGAGAGCCAATGCCATGTGTCGTCTTATacacaatgaaaaatataaagaagatCTATGGATGTGGAACGAAGATTGGAGCACTAAGGAgctgaaattaaaatcttctGCAAAGCCCCAAAATATCAAAAAGAACTATGTACCACCAGCTACAGAAAACGAAAAGACTGATGCACAGAAGTATCTTACAGATGACGAAGACGAGGAAGATCCTTTAGAGAAGGAGTTTGGCTATTTGAAGGAAACAAGGAAGCTTCTACCTGTTAAGCTACCAGATATGCCAGGCTATCCAGCATGGTACAGGAAACTTTGTACCAAATTCAGCGATAAGGACTGGACTCCAGGTCCacaaaatataagtatttCCATGCAAATTGCTCCAAAACTCTTGAATCTCACATGGGAGCGCTATCCTTTGCATTACATTAGAGATAAAGGCTGGGGAATCTTGGTACCTTTTAAGGACAGTACAGATGTAGAAACTAAGATACCTATAAAACAGCTATTCACCCATTGTTCTTTAAGGGACAATTCTACTGAGGAACCAGACTGTACAATGGCGACCCTCAACGAAAATGGAGAACACACTTTACAGAAGCCAGATTACAAGcgcaagaaaaagaagaagaagaaacaagtCACCGATGTTAGCCAAGTCTACAGTGGTAGTGCAATTTGGTGCGATGTAATAGTAGATGGGTGTTGCTACTTCCTCAAATTACCACACAAAGATGGAGTAGACAAGAACGTAGGCAATCCTATGGCAAAGGACTTTTTAAACAAGTTTTCCGAAAATGTACTTGCAGGATCAGACAGCAGTGCAGCAGAGATATTGAAGATTGCTAAAATGCTCTCCTACTGGAGGAATAACAAATGTAGGATAATGTCACAATTCGTAATATGGTTCGACAACTCTCATTTGCCAGATATCGTCCAGGATACTGCAAAGTCGTTTCGCTATGGGGCAATTATACCATTAGTAGTTACAACAGGGACTTTAACAAGGCGAGCAGTTGAACCCACTTGGATGACTGCCTCCAATGCTCACGAGGAACGTGTTGGCTCTGAGTTGAGGGCCATGATACAAGCACCTCCAGGATACAATATCGTCGGAGCCGATGTAGACAGCCAGGAACTGTGGATCTCATCCATGTTAGGAGATGCTTACTATAAAAAGGTTCATGGGGCCACACCTTTTGGTTGGATGACTTTGATAGGCACTAAGTCGAACGAAACAGACATGCACAGTGTCACAGCCAAAGCTATAGGGATATCAAGGCACCAGGCAAAGATTATCAACTATGCTAGGATCTATGGTGCGGGGCAGTTGTTTGCAGAAAGACTTCTGAAACAGTTTAACCCATCTATGAAGGACTCAGAGGCTGCATTCAAgtctaaaaaaatgtttgctaTGACTAAAGGCAAGAGAATCTACAGACTGAAGGAGAAGTACCATGCCTTTGGCATAGAGGATATAGACTATTCTCCTTTTACCGCGAGTAAGGTAGCTGCAGCATTTAGTAAAACAGTGTCAGAGATGTTTGATAATGGCAAATGGGTAGGTGGTTCAGAGTCAGCCATGTTCAATAGACTGGAGGAGATCGCTGGAAGTCCTCAACCTGTTACTCCTTTCTTGAACTCTAGGCTAACCAAAGCTTTGGAGACACAGGGCGTCTTTCTGCCCACGAAAGTGAATTGGGTGGTTCAAAGCGGTGCAGTTGATTTCCTGCACTTAATGCTGGTCTCAATGAAGTGGCTAATGAAGGACAACATAAGGTTCTGCCTGTCCTTTCACGACGAGATCAGATACCTTGTTCCATCACAGTATAAGTACAATGCAGCTCTTGCCATGCACGTTACCAATCTTCTGACTAGATGTTTCTGTGCTTCAAAAGTGGGTATGAAGGACCTTCCAATGTCGGTGGCATTTTTCACCTCAGTGGAGGTGGATACGGTCCTGCGCAAAGAGGCCAAAGACGATTGTAAGACGCCCTCTAATTCTAGAGGTCTGGAAAAAGGATACGATATTCCTCCAGGGGAGAGCTTAGACATATTGGATACTATAAAGAAATCTGGAGGCTCGTTCGGCCCCTGGCACGATACAAATGAGAATAAGGAGACTTCTGATGAGGAGGCTGTTAGGATCAAAGCGGCACAATAA